In a genomic window of Streptomyces pristinaespiralis:
- a CDS encoding NTP transferase domain-containing protein, whose amino-acid sequence MTATTAYDAIVLAGGAAKRLGGADKPAVSVGGRALLDRVLAACRDAGRTVVVGGRRPTARPVVWAREEPAGGGPLAALDAGVRHTAADSLLVLSADLPFLREGTVRRLVGALAARDGEGVVLTDTDGRDQPLVAAYRAEPLRRELALLATEYGSLSGLPLRLLTRELDLARIETDPLASFDCDTWEDISTARARIREHVNVLDEWINAVKDELGIELDVDTHVLLDLARDAAHGVARPAAPLTTFLVGYAAAKAEGGPEAVAEAARKAAALAARWAEEAEQGARPDDPAPGASGGDAAR is encoded by the coding sequence ATGACCGCGACTACCGCGTACGACGCCATCGTGCTCGCCGGAGGTGCCGCCAAGCGGCTGGGCGGGGCGGACAAGCCGGCGGTGAGCGTGGGCGGGCGGGCCCTGCTCGACCGCGTGCTGGCGGCCTGCCGCGACGCCGGCCGCACCGTTGTCGTCGGCGGGCGCCGGCCCACCGCCCGCCCCGTCGTATGGGCGCGTGAGGAGCCCGCCGGAGGCGGCCCGCTGGCCGCGCTCGACGCCGGTGTACGGCACACCGCGGCCGATTCCCTTCTCGTGCTCTCGGCCGATCTTCCGTTCCTCCGTGAGGGGACGGTGCGCCGACTGGTCGGCGCGCTCGCCGCGCGGGACGGCGAGGGAGTCGTTCTGACCGACACCGACGGGCGTGACCAGCCCCTGGTGGCCGCTTACCGCGCCGAGCCCCTCCGACGTGAACTTGCTCTCCTCGCCACCGAATACGGGAGCCTTTCCGGGCTGCCGCTGCGTCTACTGACCCGGGAACTGGACCTGGCCCGGATCGAGACCGACCCCCTCGCCTCCTTCGACTGCGACACCTGGGAGGACATCTCAACAGCCCGGGCCCGCATCAGGGAGCATGTGAACGTGCTGGATGAATGGATCAACGCAGTCAAGGACGAGCTCGGCATCGAGCTGGACGTCGACACCCATGTCCTCCTCGACCTCGCCCGCGACGCCGCGCACGGCGTCGCGCGCCCTGCCGCGCCACTGACCACCTTCCTGGTGGGATACGCGGCGGCCAAAGCGGAAGGTGGGCCCGAGGCTGTCGCGGAGGCCGCCCGCAAGGCGGCCGCGCTGGCTGCGCGCTGGGCCGAGGAGGCGGAGCAGGGGGCTCGGCCGGACGACCCGGCACCTGGCGCAAGTGGTGGTGACGCAGCCCGATGA
- a CDS encoding NAD(P)H-quinone oxidoreductase, protein MYAITIPEPGGPEALVWAEVPDPVPGEGEVLVDVAASAVNRADLLQRQGFYDPPPGSSPYPGLECSGRISAVGPGVSGWAVGDEVCALLAGGGYAEKVAVPAGQLLPVPDGMDLITAAALPEVTATVWSNVFMIAHLRPGETLLVHGGASGIGTMAVQLAKAVGARVAVTAGSSEKLARCAELGADILINYREQDFVEEIGKATDGAGADVILDIVGAKYLDRNVKALAVNGRLAVIGLQGGVKGELNLGALLRKRAAVTATSLRGRPLGEKAAIVAAVREHVWPLIGGGRVQAVVDRKVPLTDAAEGHRALESGDHVGKVLLIAPGHA, encoded by the coding sequence ATGTATGCGATCACGATTCCCGAGCCCGGTGGTCCCGAGGCACTGGTCTGGGCGGAAGTCCCCGATCCGGTACCCGGCGAGGGTGAAGTCCTCGTCGACGTCGCGGCGAGCGCCGTGAACCGCGCAGACCTGTTGCAGCGGCAGGGCTTCTACGACCCTCCGCCGGGCTCCTCCCCGTACCCCGGTCTCGAGTGTTCGGGCCGGATCTCGGCGGTGGGACCCGGCGTGTCCGGCTGGGCCGTCGGCGACGAGGTGTGCGCGCTGCTGGCGGGCGGCGGCTACGCGGAGAAGGTGGCCGTGCCCGCCGGGCAGTTGCTGCCCGTTCCGGACGGCATGGACCTGATCACGGCCGCCGCTCTGCCGGAGGTGACGGCGACGGTGTGGTCGAACGTGTTCATGATCGCCCATCTGCGTCCTGGCGAGACGCTTCTCGTCCACGGTGGGGCGAGCGGGATCGGCACCATGGCCGTCCAGCTGGCCAAGGCCGTGGGCGCCCGTGTGGCCGTCACCGCGGGCAGCTCCGAGAAGCTGGCGCGCTGCGCCGAGCTGGGCGCGGACATCCTGATCAACTACCGCGAGCAGGATTTCGTCGAGGAGATCGGCAAGGCCACCGACGGAGCGGGCGCCGACGTCATCCTCGACATCGTCGGGGCGAAGTACCTGGACCGGAACGTGAAGGCCCTCGCGGTCAACGGCCGGCTCGCCGTCATCGGTCTCCAGGGCGGCGTCAAGGGCGAGCTGAACCTCGGCGCCCTGCTGCGCAAGCGTGCCGCTGTCACCGCCACATCGCTGCGCGGCAGGCCGCTGGGCGAGAAGGCGGCGATCGTCGCCGCGGTCCGCGAGCACGTCTGGCCCCTGATCGGCGGTGGACGTGTGCAGGCGGTCGTGGACCGCAAGGTCCCGCTCACGGACGCGGCGGAAGGCCACCGCGCGCTGGAGTCCGGTGACCATGTGGGCAAGGTCCTGCTGATCGCCCCCGGTCACGCCTGA
- a CDS encoding potassium channel family protein, with amino-acid sequence MGHPDALDPLGCGKVFHVKLPGQDAMARHADEHLVSGRVKLPRRIVERPLRQVSKRLLMALMVLAITVFIVWSDRAGYHDNSDGRVTLLDAVYYATVTLSTTGYGDIVPYSDGARLTNVLLITPLRVLFLIILVGTTLEVLTERTREEWRLNRWRSNLREHTVIVGFGTKGRSAMQTLCATGLRKDQIVIVDPSAKVIEAANAEGFVGVVGDATRSDVLIRAELQKARQIVVAPQRDDTAVLVTLTARQLNRGAKIVAAVREEENAPLLRQSGADAVITSSGAAGRLLGLSVLSPSAGTVMEDLIQQGSGLDLIERPVIKAEVGRSVRETEDLVVSVLRGHRLLGYDDPAASPLQLTDRLITIVRAENGSPLDSSE; translated from the coding sequence CTGGGCCACCCTGACGCCTTGGATCCCCTCGGATGCGGGAAGGTGTTTCACGTGAAACTTCCCGGTCAGGACGCCATGGCCCGGCACGCCGACGAGCACCTCGTCAGCGGCCGTGTGAAACTGCCCCGGCGAATTGTCGAGCGACCGCTGCGACAGGTGAGCAAGCGGCTGCTGATGGCACTGATGGTGCTCGCCATCACGGTGTTCATCGTCTGGTCCGACCGGGCCGGCTACCACGACAATTCGGATGGGAGGGTCACCCTCCTCGATGCCGTCTACTACGCCACGGTCACCCTCTCGACCACTGGCTACGGCGACATCGTTCCGTACAGCGACGGGGCACGGCTCACCAACGTGCTGCTGATCACGCCGCTCCGCGTTCTCTTTCTCATCATCCTGGTCGGCACCACTCTCGAGGTCCTCACGGAGCGCACCCGGGAGGAGTGGCGGCTGAACCGCTGGAGGTCCAACTTGCGTGAGCACACGGTCATCGTCGGCTTCGGCACGAAGGGACGATCGGCGATGCAGACGCTCTGTGCCACAGGGCTGAGGAAGGACCAGATCGTCATCGTCGACCCGAGCGCCAAGGTGATCGAAGCCGCCAACGCGGAGGGATTCGTCGGCGTCGTCGGCGACGCCACCCGCAGTGACGTCCTCATCCGCGCCGAACTGCAGAAGGCCCGGCAGATCGTGGTCGCACCCCAACGGGACGACACCGCGGTTCTGGTCACCCTCACCGCCCGTCAGCTCAACCGCGGCGCGAAGATCGTCGCCGCGGTCCGTGAGGAGGAGAACGCTCCGCTGCTGCGCCAGTCCGGCGCGGACGCGGTGATCACCAGCTCCGGCGCGGCCGGCCGTCTGCTCGGCCTGTCCGTCCTGAGCCCCAGCGCGGGAACGGTGATGGAGGACCTGATCCAGCAGGGCAGCGGCCTGGATCTGATCGAGCGGCCGGTGATAAAGGCTGAAGTGGGCCGCAGTGTCCGTGAGACGGAGGACCTGGTGGTGTCCGTGCTGCGGGGCCACCGCCTGCTGGGATACGACGATCCGGCCGCGAGCCCGCTGCAACTCACCGACCGGCTCATCACCATCGTGCGGGCGGAGAACGGTTCCCCACTCGATTCATCCGAGTAG
- a CDS encoding dihydrolipoamide acetyltransferase family protein — MAQVLEFKLPDLGEGLTEAEIVRWLVSVGDVVAIDQPVVEVETAKAMVEVPCPYGGVVTARFGEEGTELPVGAPLITVAVGATETTGAEAAGGGAAPARPDASPSSGDTTESSGNVLVGYGTGAPAARRRRIRPAAPAAPVVEQAPGSRSPGRAGGTAKDTAAPAPGRGRSSATASAAGGVLAPGRVHGATAVAQDGPVAVISPLVRKLAREHDVDLRALTGSGPDGLILRADVERALRALETVPAAPAAAAVAGTAQGERVPLRGVRGAVADKLSRSRREIPDATCWVDADATELMAARAAMNAAGGPKISLLALMARICTAALERHPELNSTVDMEAREIVRLPGVHLGFAAQTDRGLVVPVVKDAHKRSAESLTEEFARLTEAARQGTLTPADLTGGTFTLNNYGVFGVDGSTPIINHPEAAMLGVGRIVPKPWVHQGELAVRQVVQLSLTFDHRVCDGGTAGGFLRYVADCVEHPSVLLRTL; from the coding sequence ATGGCGCAGGTGCTCGAATTCAAGCTTCCTGATCTGGGGGAAGGGCTCACCGAGGCGGAGATCGTCCGCTGGCTGGTGTCGGTCGGCGATGTCGTCGCGATCGACCAGCCCGTCGTCGAGGTCGAGACGGCCAAGGCCATGGTGGAAGTGCCCTGTCCGTACGGCGGGGTGGTGACCGCCCGCTTCGGTGAGGAGGGCACGGAGCTCCCCGTCGGCGCACCGCTGATCACGGTGGCCGTAGGAGCGACGGAGACCACCGGCGCGGAGGCCGCCGGAGGCGGCGCGGCGCCCGCACGTCCCGACGCCTCCCCGTCGTCCGGGGACACCACGGAGTCGTCCGGCAACGTCCTGGTCGGTTACGGGACCGGCGCGCCCGCGGCGCGACGGCGCCGCATCCGGCCCGCGGCTCCGGCGGCCCCCGTCGTCGAGCAGGCACCCGGGTCCCGTTCGCCGGGCAGAGCCGGCGGGACGGCGAAAGACACTGCGGCGCCCGCTCCGGGGCGGGGCCGGTCCTCCGCCACAGCCTCCGCGGCCGGCGGCGTCCTCGCACCGGGCCGGGTCCACGGCGCCACGGCCGTGGCGCAGGACGGTCCGGTGGCCGTCATCTCCCCCTTGGTCCGCAAGCTCGCCCGCGAGCACGACGTGGATCTGCGGGCGCTCACCGGCTCCGGTCCCGACGGCCTGATCCTGCGTGCCGACGTCGAGCGTGCCCTGCGTGCGCTCGAGACGGTCCCCGCGGCGCCCGCCGCCGCAGCCGTGGCCGGCACGGCCCAGGGCGAGCGCGTCCCGCTGCGCGGGGTGCGCGGCGCGGTGGCCGACAAGCTGTCCCGCAGCCGGCGAGAGATCCCGGACGCCACCTGCTGGGTCGACGCCGACGCGACCGAACTGATGGCCGCACGAGCGGCGATGAACGCCGCGGGCGGACCGAAGATCTCGCTGCTGGCGCTGATGGCCCGCATCTGCACGGCCGCACTGGAGCGCCACCCGGAGCTCAACTCCACGGTGGACATGGAAGCCCGGGAGATCGTGCGGCTGCCCGGGGTGCATCTCGGTTTCGCGGCGCAGACCGACCGCGGACTGGTCGTCCCGGTCGTGAAGGACGCGCACAAGCGCTCGGCCGAGTCGCTGACGGAGGAGTTCGCCAGACTCACCGAGGCAGCCCGCCAAGGGACGCTCACCCCGGCGGACCTGACCGGGGGGACGTTCACGCTGAACAACTACGGAGTGTTCGGTGTGGACGGATCCACACCGATCATCAACCACCCGGAGGCCGCGATGCTCGGCGTCGGCAGGATCGTGCCGAAGCCGTGGGTGCACCAGGGCGAACTGGCCGTCCGGCAGGTCGTCCAGCTTTCGCTCACGTTCGACCACAGGGTCTGCGACGGCGGCACGGCGGGAGGCTTCCTGCGCTACGTCGCCGACTGCGTGGAGCACCCGTCGGTGCTGCTCCGCACCCTCTAG
- a CDS encoding alpha-ketoacid dehydrogenase subunit beta produces MTTAAVKPATMAQALQRAMRDAMAEDPTVHVMGEDVGTLGGVFRVTDGLAKEFGEDRCTDTPLAEAGILGTAVGMAMYGLRPVVEMQFDAFAYPAFEQLISHVARMRNRTKGGMPMPITVRVPYGGGIGGVEHHSDSSEAYYMATPGLHVVTPATVEDAYGLLRASIASDDPVVFLEPKRLYWSKAEWSPEAPAAVEPIGRAVVRRSGRSATLITYGPSVPVCMEAAQAAAAEGWDLEVVDLRSLVPFDDETVCASVRRTGRAVVVHESTGFGGPGGEIAARVTERCFHHLEAPVLRVAGFDIPYPPPMLERHHLPGVDRVLDAVARLQWEAAS; encoded by the coding sequence ATGACCACGGCCGCGGTGAAGCCCGCAACCATGGCCCAGGCCCTGCAGCGCGCGATGCGCGACGCGATGGCCGAGGATCCCACCGTCCATGTCATGGGGGAGGACGTCGGCACGCTCGGCGGCGTCTTCCGCGTCACGGACGGACTCGCCAAGGAGTTCGGCGAGGACCGCTGCACGGACACTCCGCTGGCCGAGGCGGGCATTCTCGGCACGGCCGTCGGCATGGCGATGTACGGGCTGCGGCCGGTCGTGGAGATGCAGTTCGACGCCTTCGCGTATCCGGCGTTCGAGCAGCTCATCAGCCATGTCGCCCGCATGCGCAACCGCACGAAGGGCGGCATGCCGATGCCGATCACCGTGCGGGTGCCGTACGGCGGCGGGATCGGCGGTGTGGAACACCACAGCGACTCCTCCGAGGCGTACTACATGGCGACCCCGGGCCTGCACGTCGTCACTCCGGCCACGGTCGAGGACGCGTACGGACTGCTCCGTGCCTCCATCGCCTCCGACGACCCCGTCGTCTTCCTCGAGCCCAAGCGGCTGTACTGGTCCAAGGCCGAGTGGTCGCCGGAGGCGCCGGCCGCGGTCGAGCCGATCGGTCGCGCCGTGGTGCGCCGCTCCGGGCGCAGCGCCACGCTCATCACCTACGGCCCCTCCGTGCCGGTGTGCATGGAGGCGGCGCAGGCCGCGGCGGCGGAGGGCTGGGACCTGGAGGTCGTCGACCTGCGTTCCCTGGTGCCGTTCGACGACGAGACGGTCTGCGCGTCGGTGCGGCGCACCGGCCGGGCGGTCGTCGTCCACGAGTCGACCGGCTTCGGCGGACCCGGTGGTGAGATCGCGGCCCGGGTGACCGAGCGCTGCTTCCACCACTTGGAGGCCCCGGTGCTCAGGGTCGCCGGTTTCGACATCCCGTACCCGCCGCCGATGCTGGAGCGGCATCATCTGCCGGGAGTTGACCGCGTGCTGGACGCGGTGGCGCGGCTGCAGTGGGAGGCGGCGAGCTGA
- a CDS encoding bacterial proteasome activator family protein: protein MEMPRNERSQESPHVLVVGQDGMALSQGDGDNESREVPVTEMVEQPAKVMRIGSMIKQLLEEVRAAPLDEASRVRLKEIHAGSVKELEDGLAPELVEELERLSLPFTDDAIPSEAELRIAQAQLVGWLEGLFHGIQTALFAQQMAARAQLEQMRRALPPGASHEEDEGGQHGAIRSGPYL, encoded by the coding sequence ATGGAGATGCCGAGGAATGAACGGTCGCAGGAGAGCCCACACGTCCTCGTCGTGGGACAGGACGGTATGGCCCTCAGCCAGGGTGACGGTGACAACGAGTCGCGCGAGGTCCCGGTGACGGAAATGGTCGAACAGCCTGCGAAGGTCATGCGCATCGGCAGCATGATCAAGCAGTTGCTCGAGGAAGTACGGGCAGCTCCTCTTGACGAGGCGAGCCGGGTCCGGCTCAAGGAGATCCACGCCGGTTCGGTCAAGGAGCTGGAGGACGGGCTCGCGCCGGAGCTCGTGGAGGAACTGGAGCGCCTCTCTCTCCCGTTCACCGACGACGCGATTCCCTCCGAGGCGGAACTGCGGATCGCGCAGGCCCAGTTGGTGGGCTGGCTCGAGGGCCTTTTCCACGGGATCCAGACCGCGCTGTTCGCCCAGCAGATGGCCGCACGGGCCCAGTTGGAGCAGATGCGGCGCGCACTGCCCCCCGGTGCGTCCCACGAGGAGGACGAGGGCGGTCAGCACGGCGCGATCCGCTCCGGCCCGTATCTCTAG
- a CDS encoding ABC transporter permease, translating to MITWYHSWRAAIRIARRDAWRSKGRSFLVLAMIALPILGVSAADLTVRSAELSTEQSLERSLGAADGRISDPGLGGVPIMQSPDGSNYNPIGDFEDKPWPEGKADVTKALPAGAKTLKDTVGSAKLRTTHGLLHTEIRELDASDPMAEGILAVVSGRLPKKSDEVAATTHFLESSGLKVGSPLTARGFDRAYRIVGSYELPNALETDQINALPGAMLAPLDKALEAAGLSGTSPSTTLLATVPGGFTWNIVKDINTKGVTVTSRAVALNPPADSEVPLFQQEGWGNFEESTAAKAAALAAVGTVVGLAMLEICLLAGPAFAVGARRSRRQLGLVGANGGDRRHIRAIVLGGGLVIGVAAAVVGTVLGLALTYLLQPLLEDYLGKRFGHFDVRPLELLGIALLAVLTGLLAAVVPAVTASRQTVLASLTGRRGVRRSSRVLPVIGLIAVALGASIALYGSMMTDQFAIVAGGSALAELGVVALTPALVGLFGRIGRVLPLSPRLALRDAVRNRGRTAPAVAAVLAAVAGTVAVATYAASADAEGRAQYQAQLPHGAVSMTIDEGGGRDVPGVRSTVQKLLPVDVRADVDRISVGRAGCGMYDSGKGCGRYEIVVPKANECPLWAVDPANPDQDPSEKFSKAERRKLAEDWRCKEGVGGGAYIDGGVTVADAKLLKVLGIDDPAAEKALAAGQIVSFGKRNVDSKGKIGIRLITDIEAADRAAEKGQQPPGEIKTFTAHMAATKAESYGLSALLSPAAAKSAGLTTVPFGAYFSTDKMPNTEQRQRLDGELDKTGADVQLHIEEGYTSDNSIVLLALTVFAGLITIGAAGIATGLAQADAEADLKTLAAVGAPPRVRRTLSGFQCGVVAAMGVVLGSAAGVLPAIGLRLTEERQQLAWYERALDEGWGVMDPAPYVPIVVPWETLGALLVAVPVGAALLAALVTRSRGALARREAA from the coding sequence GTGATCACCTGGTACCACTCCTGGCGCGCCGCCATCCGGATCGCGCGCCGCGACGCCTGGCGCTCGAAGGGCCGTAGCTTCCTGGTCCTGGCCATGATCGCCCTGCCGATCCTCGGGGTGAGCGCCGCGGATCTGACCGTCCGCAGTGCCGAACTCTCCACCGAGCAGTCCCTCGAGCGCTCGCTCGGCGCCGCGGACGGCAGGATCTCGGACCCGGGTCTCGGCGGCGTACCGATCATGCAGTCCCCGGACGGCAGCAACTACAACCCGATCGGCGACTTCGAGGACAAGCCGTGGCCCGAGGGGAAGGCGGACGTCACCAAGGCCCTGCCCGCCGGCGCGAAGACGCTGAAGGACACGGTCGGTTCCGCGAAGCTCCGCACGACACACGGTCTGCTGCACACGGAGATACGTGAGCTGGACGCCTCCGACCCGATGGCCGAGGGCATCCTGGCCGTGGTCAGCGGCCGGCTCCCCAAGAAGTCAGACGAAGTGGCCGCGACCACGCACTTCCTCGAGAGCAGCGGCCTCAAGGTGGGCTCCCCGCTCACCGCTCGGGGATTCGACCGCGCGTACCGCATCGTCGGCTCGTACGAACTCCCCAACGCGTTGGAGACGGACCAGATCAACGCACTGCCGGGTGCCATGCTCGCGCCGCTCGACAAGGCGCTGGAAGCCGCCGGTCTGTCCGGCACGTCGCCCTCCACGACGCTCCTTGCGACCGTTCCCGGTGGTTTCACGTGGAACATCGTCAAGGACATCAACACCAAGGGTGTGACGGTCACTTCGCGAGCGGTGGCACTGAACCCGCCGGCGGACTCCGAGGTGCCGCTCTTCCAGCAGGAAGGCTGGGGGAACTTCGAGGAGAGCACGGCCGCCAAGGCCGCGGCGCTCGCCGCCGTCGGCACCGTCGTCGGCCTCGCCATGCTGGAGATCTGCCTGCTGGCCGGCCCCGCCTTCGCGGTGGGCGCCCGGCGCTCCCGCCGTCAGCTCGGCCTGGTGGGAGCCAACGGCGGCGACCGCCGGCACATCCGGGCCATCGTTCTCGGTGGCGGTCTGGTGATCGGCGTCGCGGCAGCTGTCGTGGGCACGGTCCTGGGACTGGCTCTCACCTACCTGCTTCAGCCGCTGCTCGAGGACTACCTGGGCAAGCGCTTCGGCCACTTCGACGTCCGGCCGCTCGAGCTGCTGGGGATCGCACTGCTCGCCGTGCTGACAGGTCTGCTGGCCGCCGTCGTACCCGCCGTCACCGCGTCGCGGCAGACCGTCCTCGCCTCGCTCACCGGACGCCGCGGCGTCCGCCGCAGCAGCCGTGTCCTGCCGGTCATCGGCCTGATCGCGGTGGCTCTCGGTGCCTCGATCGCCCTCTACGGGTCGATGATGACCGACCAGTTCGCCATCGTGGCGGGCGGCAGCGCCCTGGCCGAGCTGGGCGTGGTCGCACTGACTCCCGCCCTGGTGGGCCTGTTCGGCCGGATCGGCCGGGTCCTGCCGCTGTCCCCCCGGCTCGCCCTGCGCGACGCCGTACGCAACCGGGGCCGCACGGCTCCCGCGGTGGCCGCGGTGCTGGCCGCCGTCGCGGGCACGGTGGCCGTCGCCACCTACGCTGCCAGCGCCGACGCCGAGGGCCGCGCGCAGTACCAGGCACAGCTGCCGCACGGCGCCGTCTCCATGACGATCGACGAGGGCGGCGGGCGTGACGTGCCGGGTGTGCGCAGCACCGTGCAGAAGCTGCTGCCCGTGGACGTGCGCGCGGACGTCGACCGGATCTCCGTGGGCAGGGCCGGCTGCGGGATGTACGACAGCGGCAAGGGCTGCGGCCGGTACGAGATCGTCGTGCCCAAGGCCAACGAGTGCCCGCTGTGGGCCGTGGACCCGGCGAACCCGGACCAGGACCCGTCGGAGAAGTTCAGCAAGGCGGAACGCCGCAAGCTGGCCGAGGACTGGCGCTGCAAGGAGGGCGTCGGCGGCGGGGCCTACATCGACGGCGGCGTGACCGTCGCGGACGCCAAGCTCCTGAAGGTGCTCGGCATCGACGACCCTGCCGCGGAGAAGGCCCTGGCTGCCGGGCAGATCGTGTCGTTCGGCAAGCGCAACGTCGACAGCAAGGGCAAGATCGGGATCCGGCTGATCACCGACATCGAGGCCGCCGACAGGGCGGCGGAGAAGGGTCAGCAGCCCCCGGGCGAGATCAAGACCTTCACCGCTCACATGGCCGCCACGAAGGCCGAGTCCTACGGCCTCTCGGCGTTGCTCTCGCCTGCCGCGGCGAAGTCGGCGGGACTCACCACGGTGCCGTTCGGGGCGTACTTCTCGACGGACAAGATGCCGAACACCGAGCAGCGGCAGCGGCTCGACGGTGAGCTGGACAAGACCGGCGCCGACGTCCAGCTGCACATCGAGGAGGGCTACACCAGCGACAACAGCATCGTCCTCCTGGCGCTGACGGTGTTCGCCGGTCTGATCACGATCGGCGCGGCGGGCATCGCCACCGGGCTGGCCCAGGCGGACGCCGAGGCGGACCTGAAGACCCTCGCCGCCGTCGGAGCCCCGCCGAGGGTCCGCAGGACGCTCAGCGGCTTCCAGTGCGGGGTGGTGGCCGCGATGGGTGTGGTCCTCGGCTCGGCGGCCGGCGTACTGCCGGCGATCGGGCTGAGGCTCACCGAGGAGCGCCAGCAGCTGGCCTGGTACGAGCGGGCTCTCGACGAGGGCTGGGGCGTCATGGACCCGGCGCCGTACGTCCCCATCGTGGTGCCCTGGGAGACGCTGGGCGCTCTGCTGGTCGCCGTTCCGGTGGGCGCCGCTCTCCTGGCGGCCCTGGTCACCCGCTCCCGGGGCGCGCTCGCCCGGCGCGAGGCGGCCTGA
- a CDS encoding molybdopterin molybdotransferase MoeA, translating to MTGHDSRAAAAAGNERTPASPAGDATPDTGDLDGVDEALALVGPRPDDETGPAAPAGGGPAAHRRRAAAWSAARARAAEAGHAAAPRTHRVPLDEALGQVLAEPLTALCDLPSFDTSAMDGWAVAGPGPWTLRGDGSILAGHSDSGPLFDGTAVRIATGARIPPETTAVIRSEHARVDTSAQQLHADREVIPGQDIRPRGQECRSGDRLLPALAVVTPPVLGLAAAAGYDELVTFARPRVEVLVLGDELLTSSLPHDGLIRDALGPMIGPWLRALGAEVVATRRLGDDAEALHRAVTTSEADVVVTTGGTAAGPVDHVHPVLRKAGAELLVDQVAVRPGHPMLLARLAPGKYLVGLPGNPLAAVSGLLTLAEPLLRGLAGRPAPAPYSAPLRDEVHGHPHDTRLVPVVHRDDRLVPLHYNGPAMLRGTAAADGLAVVPPGGASAGDELEVLDLPWATLTPWIPSDAGRCFT from the coding sequence ATGACCGGTCACGATAGCCGGGCCGCGGCAGCGGCCGGCAACGAACGGACGCCGGCGTCCCCCGCCGGAGACGCCACGCCCGACACGGGCGACCTCGACGGTGTCGACGAAGCGCTGGCCCTGGTCGGTCCGAGGCCGGACGACGAAACCGGCCCGGCCGCTCCCGCCGGTGGCGGCCCTGCCGCGCACCGCCGCCGTGCCGCCGCATGGTCCGCGGCACGGGCCCGGGCCGCAGAGGCCGGTCACGCCGCAGCTCCTCGTACCCACCGCGTCCCTCTGGACGAGGCGCTGGGACAGGTGCTCGCCGAGCCGCTGACGGCACTGTGCGACCTTCCCTCCTTCGACACCTCCGCCATGGACGGCTGGGCGGTCGCGGGCCCGGGACCCTGGACTCTGCGGGGTGACGGCTCGATCCTCGCCGGCCACAGCGACAGCGGGCCGCTCTTCGACGGCACGGCGGTACGGATCGCCACCGGTGCCCGCATCCCCCCGGAGACGACCGCCGTCATCCGCAGTGAACACGCCCGGGTCGACACCTCGGCACAGCAACTCCATGCCGATCGTGAGGTGATCCCCGGACAGGACATCCGTCCCCGTGGTCAGGAGTGCCGGTCGGGCGACCGGCTGCTGCCGGCCCTGGCCGTGGTGACACCGCCGGTGCTCGGGCTCGCAGCCGCCGCCGGATACGACGAGCTGGTCACGTTCGCCCGTCCCCGCGTGGAGGTCCTTGTACTCGGCGACGAGCTGCTCACCTCCTCGCTGCCTCATGACGGGCTGATCCGTGATGCCCTCGGGCCCATGATCGGCCCGTGGCTGCGGGCCCTGGGTGCGGAGGTGGTGGCCACACGTCGTCTCGGCGACGATGCCGAGGCTCTCCACAGAGCGGTCACCACTTCGGAGGCGGACGTGGTGGTCACCACCGGCGGTACGGCTGCCGGCCCCGTCGACCATGTCCATCCGGTCCTGCGTAAAGCGGGGGCGGAGCTGTTGGTCGACCAGGTCGCGGTACGGCCCGGGCATCCGATGCTGCTGGCGAGGCTTGCCCCAGGGAAGTACCTGGTGGGCCTGCCCGGCAACCCTCTGGCCGCCGTTTCCGGGCTCCTGACGCTGGCCGAGCCTTTGCTGCGCGGCCTTGCGGGACGGCCCGCTCCTGCGCCGTACAGCGCCCCCTTGAGGGACGAGGTGCACGGTCACCCGCACGACACCCGGCTCGTTCCCGTCGTGCACCGGGACGACCGGCTGGTCCCCCTGCACTACAACGGCCCGGCGATGCTGCGAGGCACAGCGGCTGCGGACGGTCTCGCCGTGGTCCCGCCGGGAGGTGCGAGCGCCGGTGACGAACTGGAGGTTCTCGACCTGCCCTGGGCCACCCTGACGCCTTGGATCCCCTCGGATGCGGGAAGGTGTTTCACGTGA